The genomic interval TTTTTGCATCTCCTCGATCATGTGACGATCCGTGATGACCGTCGTCGGTGTGCGGAGTGTCGCGTTATGAACATTTCCGTCCGATACATCAAGATGTGCGCGAAATCATCATTTCGCGTCCGTTCGTGTTGTCGGCGGAGAGGAATTCCAGGATGAGCAGCGCACCGGTGTCGCCCCCGGGGTTCGTGGCCGTACGGGGGCGCGGCTACCGCCCCGAACAGGTCGACGCGTACGCCGCCGCCCTGTCCCGGGACCGTGACGCCGCCTGGGAACGGGCCGCCCGGCTCACCGTGCTCGCCAGGGAGATGGAGGCCGAGGCGGTAGAGCTGAGGGAGGTCGTGTCCACGCTGGTCCCGCAGGCGTACGAGACCCTCGGCGAGGGCGCGCGACGGCTCTTCGAGCTGGGTCAGGAGGAGGCCGAGGCCGTCCGGGAGAGGGCGCGGCAGGAGGCGCAGCGCCTAGCGGACGAGGCGCGGGCGCACGCCGACGGCGTACGGGATGCCGCACAGGCGTACGCCGACTCTGTGCGCGCCGCGTCCGACGAGCACGCCCGTCAGCGGCTGCTCGTCGCGCGCGCCGCGGCCGACGAGATCCGTGTCACCGCCCGGCGTGAGGTGAAGGCGGGGCGCGGGGAGGCTCTTGTCGCGCTGCGTGACGTACGCCAGCGCACCATCGCGATGCTCGCCGAGCAGGCCAGGGAGCATGCGGAGCGGTGGGCCGAGGTGGAGCAGGCCGACGAGAAGCGGGCGGCCGAGGCGGACGCGCGGGTCGGCGAGCGGGTGGCGCGGGCGCAGGCGGCACTGTCGGAGGCGAAGCGGGGGTTCGCCGAGGCGGAGGCGTCGGTGGAGCAGTGCGAGGAGGACGCACGCGTGCGTGCGGCGGAGATCCTCGCAAAGGCGCGGGCCGAGGAGGAGCGGATCGCCGAGGAGACGGAGCGGGTGCTGCGCAAGCACGCGGAGCACCGGGACGAGGTGCAGGCCCAGATGGACCACGTACGCAGCAGCCTGACGGCACTCACGGGGACAGCGGCGACGGAGTGACAGCCGGGTCGACCAGGCCGGGAGGCCGGGACGGCCGGGACGTCGGGCGGGGCAGCCGGAGCAGCGGCTCAGGCCTGACGCCGCCCGCCTGCACCCACCCAGGGGCGCGGGGCTGTGTCGATATGCGGCTCCGCCGAGTGAGCGCGACCAGCCCCCACCACCCCGCACCCGACAGACGAGCCCGGCTCACCCCCACCCCCACCGACCCGCACCCGACAGGGCCCCCGGCTCACCCCCTCCGCACGGCCCCCGCCAGAATCCACCCCTCGACCGCCTCGTACTGCTTGCGCTGTTCCTCCGCCTTGTGCCGCCCCGAGACCACCGTCCCCAGCCATCCGAACAGGAAGCCCGCCGGAATGGACACCAGGCCGGTCGTGGTGAACGGCAGCCAGTTGAAGTCGGCCTCGGGGAAGGCGGACACGGGTGACCCGGAGACGAGGTTCGTCCCCGGCATGAGCGCCAGGACCGTGAGCGTGCCACCGATCAGAGTGCAGAGCAGGCCCGTTCGGGTGTAGCGCCGCCAGAAGAGGGTGTAGACGAGCGCGGGGGCCAGTGCGGACGCGCCGACGCAGAAGGACAGGATCACCAGCGGCTGAAGGCTGCGGTGCTGGATCAGCGTCGCGAGGAAGATCGTGGGGAGGCCGACCGCCAGCGCGGACACCCGGGCCAGCAGGATCTCGCGCTGCGGCGGCATCGACGGCGTCCGGGCGGCGAACACGTCGTGGGCGAGGGAGTTGGCGCAGGCGAGGATCATGCCGGCGACGGAGGCGAGCAGGGTGAGGAAGAGCGCCGTGGTGACCGTGGTGAAGAGAAACGTCTCACCGGTCGACACGTCGGGCCCGAACACCGCCCGGGAGCCCAGCAGATACGCCGTGTTGCCCTGCGGATCCGCCTCCGCGATCACCGTCCGCCCGATCATCGCCGTCGCCCCTACCCCGACGACCGTGATGACCAGGACGAACACGGCCACCGCCGACACCGCCCAGGACATCGAACGCCGTACCTGACGGGCGCTGGACGCGGTGTACATGCGCATGGTGACGTGCGGCAGACAGGCCCCGCCGATGACGACCGCGAGCTGCGAGGTGATCATGTCGACGCGTGGATACGGCCCGCCCGCGAACTCCAGCCCGGACTGCAGGAAGTCGGGCCCCACCCCGCTCTGCCGGGCCGCCGTGTCGAACAGTGCCGCCGGGTTCCAGTCGAACCGGTTCATGACCAGTACGGCGACCACGGCGCCGGATCCGAGGAGCATGACGATCTTCAGGATCTGGATGAGGGCGGTGCCCTTCATGCCGCCGATGGCCGCGTAGCTGATCATCAGGATGCCCAGGCCGATGATGAACCCCGTCTTCAGGGAGTCGCCGGAGAACCCGAGGATGAACGCCAGCAGTTGGCCGGCGCCGGCGAGCTGCACCAGCATCAGCGGGAGCAGTGCGGCGAGGGTGACCAGGCACGCGGCGACGCGCACCCCACGTCCCGGCATCCGGCGTG from Streptomyces sp. CC0208 carries:
- a CDS encoding cation acetate symporter is translated as MTGFSDSAQAMSLVAFSAVATVTLLLCVMTGPDGDDLDEFYTGYSSLSALRNGLAIAGDYISAATVLGTGGVIALCGYDGIVLALSTVLSLMLLMFLLAEPLRNAGRFTMGDALARRMPGRGVRVAACLVTLAALLPLMLVQLAGAGQLLAFILGFSGDSLKTGFIIGLGILMISYAAIGGMKGTALIQILKIVMLLGSGAVVAVLVMNRFDWNPAALFDTAARQSGVGPDFLQSGLEFAGGPYPRVDMITSQLAVVIGGACLPHVTMRMYTASSARQVRRSMSWAVSAVAVFVLVITVVGVGATAMIGRTVIAEADPQGNTAYLLGSRAVFGPDVSTGETFLFTTVTTALFLTLLASVAGMILACANSLAHDVFAARTPSMPPQREILLARVSALAVGLPTIFLATLIQHRSLQPLVILSFCVGASALAPALVYTLFWRRYTRTGLLCTLIGGTLTVLALMPGTNLVSGSPVSAFPEADFNWLPFTTTGLVSIPAGFLFGWLGTVVSGRHKAEEQRKQYEAVEGWILAGAVRRG
- a CDS encoding cellulose-binding protein, with the protein product MSSAPVSPPGFVAVRGRGYRPEQVDAYAAALSRDRDAAWERAARLTVLAREMEAEAVELREVVSTLVPQAYETLGEGARRLFELGQEEAEAVRERARQEAQRLADEARAHADGVRDAAQAYADSVRAASDEHARQRLLVARAAADEIRVTARREVKAGRGEALVALRDVRQRTIAMLAEQAREHAERWAEVEQADEKRAAEADARVGERVARAQAALSEAKRGFAEAEASVEQCEEDARVRAAEILAKARAEEERIAEETERVLRKHAEHRDEVQAQMDHVRSSLTALTGTAATE